In Thauera aromatica K172, one DNA window encodes the following:
- a CDS encoding feruloyl-CoA synthase, which translates to MSVDTQEMERMFSLPVVSVDQRPDGTQLLRSGIPFPDTYTRCVGDWFEHWAKAAPDRLFLAERDRAGEWVRLSYGEARRRVLAIATWLLGQKLSAERPVVILSDNSIEHALLMLAAMHIGVPSSAISPGNSLMSKDFVKLKGNIELLRPGVIYADPVERFAPALAAIGEFHDGVVVAGGNSAPTAGTLPFAMLERELDEAAVMAAFARITPDTIGKFLFTSGSVGTPKAVINTQRMMCSNQTAKALMWPFLAGEPPVLVEWLPWSHTFGSNHNLNMVLRWGGSVYIDDGKPTPALLERTVNNLKEVSPTMYFNVPRAYDMLVPLLREDAALRESFFRRLKFIFYAGAALPHHLWSALEELSEATTGRKVMIVSSWGSTETAPMATDCHFDAIRSGVIGVPVPGTTLKLVPSADKLEVRVKGPNVFPGYWKQPEITAKSFDEEGFYMIGDAVEFVDPARPELGLLFDGRIGEDFKLLTGTWVHVGSLRVAGIDAMKPIAQDIVVTGHDRDEIGFLIFPNIPECRRLCPGLAPDASLVDVLMNPEIRSRVRHGMAMMKGKGGGTSTYPARALLMAEPPSVEAGEITDKGYINQRIALSRRADLVEFLHADMPDKTVITVHAAI; encoded by the coding sequence ATGAGCGTCGATACCCAGGAAATGGAGCGCATGTTCTCCCTGCCGGTGGTCAGCGTAGACCAGCGGCCGGACGGAACGCAGCTGTTGCGCTCCGGCATTCCCTTTCCCGATACCTACACCCGTTGCGTCGGCGACTGGTTCGAGCACTGGGCGAAGGCGGCGCCCGATCGCCTGTTCCTCGCCGAACGCGATCGCGCCGGCGAATGGGTGCGGCTGAGCTACGGCGAGGCCCGCCGCCGCGTGCTGGCGATCGCGACCTGGCTGCTCGGACAGAAGCTGTCGGCCGAGCGCCCGGTGGTGATCCTGTCCGACAACTCGATCGAGCACGCCCTGCTGATGCTGGCGGCGATGCACATCGGTGTCCCTTCGAGCGCGATCTCGCCGGGCAACTCGCTGATGTCGAAGGATTTCGTCAAGCTCAAGGGCAACATCGAGCTGCTCCGCCCCGGGGTGATCTATGCCGATCCGGTGGAGCGCTTCGCTCCCGCGCTGGCGGCGATCGGCGAGTTCCACGACGGCGTCGTGGTTGCCGGCGGCAACAGCGCGCCGACCGCTGGCACCCTGCCGTTCGCGATGCTCGAGCGCGAGCTCGACGAGGCCGCGGTGATGGCGGCCTTCGCCCGCATCACCCCCGACACCATCGGCAAGTTCCTGTTCACTTCGGGTTCGGTGGGCACGCCGAAGGCGGTGATCAACACCCAGCGCATGATGTGCTCGAACCAGACGGCGAAGGCGCTGATGTGGCCTTTCCTCGCCGGCGAGCCGCCGGTGCTGGTCGAATGGCTGCCGTGGAGCCACACCTTCGGCAGCAATCACAACCTGAACATGGTGCTGCGCTGGGGCGGGTCGGTGTACATCGACGACGGCAAGCCGACGCCGGCGCTGCTCGAGCGCACGGTGAACAACCTCAAGGAAGTGTCGCCGACGATGTACTTCAACGTCCCGCGCGCCTACGACATGCTGGTGCCGCTGCTGCGTGAGGACGCCGCCCTGCGCGAAAGCTTCTTCCGCCGGCTGAAGTTCATCTTCTACGCCGGCGCGGCGCTGCCGCACCACCTGTGGTCGGCGCTCGAGGAACTGTCCGAGGCCACCACCGGCAGGAAAGTGATGATCGTGTCCTCGTGGGGCTCGACCGAGACCGCGCCGATGGCCACCGACTGCCATTTCGATGCGATCCGTTCGGGAGTGATCGGGGTGCCGGTTCCGGGCACCACGCTCAAGCTCGTGCCTTCGGCGGACAAGCTCGAAGTGCGGGTGAAGGGGCCGAACGTGTTCCCCGGCTACTGGAAGCAGCCCGAGATCACGGCGAAATCCTTCGACGAGGAGGGCTTCTACATGATCGGCGACGCGGTCGAGTTTGTCGATCCCGCGCGCCCCGAGCTCGGCCTGCTGTTCGACGGCCGCATCGGCGAGGACTTCAAGCTGCTCACCGGCACCTGGGTCCATGTCGGTTCGCTGCGCGTGGCCGGAATCGACGCGATGAAGCCGATCGCCCAGGACATCGTCGTCACCGGCCACGACCGCGACGAGATCGGCTTCCTGATCTTCCCCAACATTCCCGAATGCCGCCGCCTGTGCCCGGGGCTGGCGCCGGACGCCTCCCTGGTCGACGTGCTGATGAACCCCGAGATCCGCAGCCGCGTGCGCCACGGCATGGCGATGATGAAAGGCAAGGGCGGCGGCACTTCGACCTATCCTGCCCGAGCCCTGCTGATGGCCGAGCCGCCTTCGGTGGAGGCCGGCGAGATCACCGACAAGGGGTACATCAACCAGCGCATCGCGCTCAGCCGCCGTGCCGACCTGGTCGAGTTCCTCCATGCCGACATGCCGGACAAGACCGTGATCACGGTGCACGCCGCAATCTGA
- a CDS encoding crotonase/enoyl-CoA hydratase family protein, producing the protein MSEQLVRTSTEDHVYTVTLARPQKRNAISDRLLEALEQALIATPAGTRAIILAGDGEHFCAGLDLSEHQHREPFGVMLHSRGWHRIFDRLQNGGIPVVSALQGAVIGGGLELAMSTHVRVAEPDTIYQLPEGRHGIFVGGGGSVRVARIIGAGRMCEMMLTGRILDAEDGQRLGLSHYLVGAGESLAKAQQLARRIAENAPMANWAMVSAISRIDNMASEDGLFVESLTAALTQTSPEVAERIGHFLNRKGKGPQQ; encoded by the coding sequence ATGAGCGAACAACTGGTCAGGACCTCGACCGAAGACCACGTCTATACCGTCACCCTGGCGCGGCCGCAGAAGCGCAACGCGATCAGCGACCGCCTGCTCGAGGCGCTCGAGCAGGCCCTGATCGCGACCCCGGCCGGCACGCGGGCGATCATCCTCGCCGGCGACGGCGAGCACTTCTGCGCCGGGCTTGACCTCTCCGAGCACCAGCACCGTGAGCCTTTCGGGGTGATGCTGCACTCGCGCGGCTGGCACCGCATCTTCGACCGCCTCCAGAACGGCGGCATTCCGGTGGTGAGCGCGCTGCAGGGGGCGGTGATCGGCGGCGGGCTGGAGCTGGCGATGTCCACCCACGTGCGGGTGGCCGAGCCGGACACGATCTACCAGCTCCCCGAAGGCCGCCATGGCATCTTCGTCGGCGGCGGCGGCTCGGTGCGGGTGGCACGCATCATCGGTGCCGGGCGGATGTGCGAAATGATGCTCACCGGGCGCATCCTCGATGCCGAAGACGGCCAGCGCCTGGGCCTGTCGCACTATCTGGTCGGCGCCGGCGAGAGCCTGGCGAAGGCGCAGCAACTCGCCCGCCGCATCGCCGAGAACGCGCCGATGGCGAACTGGGCGATGGTGTCGGCAATCTCGCGTATCGACAACATGGCGAGCGAGGACGGCTTGTTCGTCGAGTCGCTGACCGCCGCCCTGACCCAGACCAGCCCCGAAGTCGCCGAGCGCATCGGCCATTTCCTCAACCGCAAAGGCAAGGGACCGCAGCAATGA
- a CDS encoding thiolase family protein yields MSNPYSASEASALSSAYDDIWLVAGQRTPFADYNGVLRDVSPTDLGIFAARALFEKSDIPATEVGAIVAGNMAQASFDAYFLPRHVGLYSGVDPNVPAVLVQRLCGTGFETILTAADQITLGKAQVVLCVGAESMSRNPVAAYTHRAGFRMGQVDFRDFLWEATKDTAPAASMGDTAENLARRYGISREEVDRFAEQSFERALAGWESGYFDGEVCPVTNATWTLDGYQPRSLKLADRAVCCERDGHVRPTPFETLQKLKPAFGGVQTGGNSSAIVDGAAAVIVARGDWVRAHGLTPLARIVAGAVVAVPPEIMGIGPAPAIRAAARTAGLGVGDFGRIEINEAFGAQYLACERELGLDRAKVNVHGGAIAIGHPLGTSGVRLTTTVARELKEAGLQHGVSSACCGGGQGVAIVLENVA; encoded by the coding sequence ATGAGCAACCCGTACTCCGCATCCGAAGCGTCGGCGCTGAGCAGCGCCTACGACGACATCTGGCTGGTCGCCGGCCAGCGCACCCCGTTCGCCGACTACAACGGCGTGCTGCGCGACGTCTCGCCCACCGACCTGGGCATCTTCGCCGCGCGCGCGCTGTTCGAGAAGAGCGACATCCCCGCCACCGAAGTCGGCGCCATCGTCGCCGGCAACATGGCGCAGGCGAGCTTCGATGCCTATTTCCTGCCGCGCCACGTCGGCCTCTATTCCGGCGTCGATCCGAACGTGCCGGCGGTGCTGGTGCAGCGCCTGTGCGGCACCGGCTTCGAGACCATCCTCACCGCCGCCGACCAGATCACCCTGGGCAAGGCGCAGGTGGTGCTGTGCGTGGGCGCCGAGTCGATGTCGCGCAATCCGGTGGCGGCGTACACCCATCGCGCCGGCTTTCGCATGGGGCAGGTCGATTTCCGCGACTTCCTGTGGGAAGCGACCAAGGACACCGCACCCGCGGCGAGCATGGGCGACACCGCCGAGAACCTCGCCCGCCGCTACGGCATCAGTCGCGAGGAGGTCGACCGCTTCGCCGAGCAGAGCTTCGAGCGTGCGCTCGCCGGCTGGGAAAGCGGCTACTTCGACGGCGAAGTGTGCCCGGTGACCAATGCCACGTGGACGCTCGACGGCTACCAGCCGCGCAGCCTCAAACTCGCCGACCGCGCCGTGTGCTGCGAGCGTGACGGCCACGTCCGCCCGACCCCCTTCGAGACCCTGCAAAAACTCAAGCCCGCCTTCGGCGGCGTGCAGACCGGGGGCAACAGCTCGGCGATCGTCGATGGCGCGGCGGCGGTGATCGTTGCCCGCGGCGACTGGGTGCGCGCCCACGGCCTGACTCCGCTGGCGCGCATCGTCGCCGGGGCGGTGGTGGCGGTGCCGCCCGAGATCATGGGCATCGGCCCGGCCCCGGCGATCCGCGCCGCGGCGCGCACCGCCGGGCTCGGCGTCGGCGACTTCGGCCGCATCGAGATCAACGAAGCCTTCGGCGCGCAGTACCTCGCCTGCGAGCGCGAGCTCGGGCTCGATCGCGCCAAGGTCAACGTCCATGGCGGTGCGATCGCGATCGGCCATCCGCTGGGCACTTCGGGCGTGCGCCTGACCACCACGGTGGCGCGCGAGCTGAAGGAAGCGGGCCTGCAGCACGGCGTGTCGTCGGCGTGCTGCGGCGGCGGCCAGGGGGTGGCGATCGTGCTCGAGAACGTCGCCTGA
- a CDS encoding SDR family NAD(P)-dependent oxidoreductase, translating to MKLAGNTFIVTGGASGLGEATVRALHDGGARVLIADLNAEAGEGLAAALGERAAFARTNVADEADAQAAVELAQSRFGGVHGLVNCAGIGNAGKVLGKNGPLALADFARSIQVNLIGTFNMIRLAAAAMAQGPAQADGERGVIINTASIAAFEGQVGQAAYAASKGGIVSMTLPIARELASSGIRVVTIAPGLFLTPMMHTLPPEIQASLAASVPFPQRLGQPAEYARLVCGIVDNVMINGETIRLDGAIRLAPR from the coding sequence ATGAAACTTGCAGGCAATACCTTCATCGTCACCGGCGGCGCGTCCGGCCTCGGCGAGGCCACCGTGCGCGCCCTCCACGACGGCGGCGCCCGGGTGCTGATCGCCGACCTCAACGCCGAGGCCGGGGAAGGCCTCGCCGCCGCTCTCGGTGAGCGCGCTGCCTTCGCCCGCACCAACGTCGCCGACGAGGCCGACGCCCAGGCCGCGGTCGAACTGGCGCAATCGCGCTTCGGCGGCGTGCACGGGCTGGTCAATTGCGCCGGCATCGGCAACGCCGGCAAGGTGCTGGGCAAGAACGGCCCGCTGGCGCTGGCCGACTTCGCGCGCTCGATCCAGGTGAACCTGATCGGCACCTTCAACATGATCCGCCTCGCCGCGGCGGCGATGGCGCAAGGGCCGGCGCAGGCCGACGGCGAGCGCGGGGTGATCATCAACACCGCCTCGATTGCCGCCTTCGAAGGCCAGGTCGGCCAGGCCGCCTATGCCGCTTCCAAGGGCGGCATCGTGTCGATGACCCTGCCGATCGCGCGCGAGCTGGCGAGCAGCGGGATCCGCGTCGTCACCATCGCCCCCGGCCTGTTCCTGACGCCGATGATGCACACCCTGCCGCCCGAGATTCAGGCTTCGCTGGCGGCCTCGGTGCCCTTCCCGCAGCGCCTCGGCCAGCCTGCCGAGTACGCCCGGCTGGTGTGCGGCATCGTCGACAACGTCATGATCAACGGCGAGACCATCCGTCTCGACGGCGCGATCCGGCTGGCGCCGCGCTGA